TGTGGCAGCTGCTTTCTACTCACCATCTCTATGATCCGGGTTTTCTTGCCCGCTCTCTTCTTCTTGGCGACGATGTACTGGGCCAGAACCACGCTGGCTAACAGAGCGCAGAAGCTGGCGCTGGCCGCGGCCCCGACCTTCACCACGGCCGCTCTGTCCATGACGCTCCGCCGCCTCAGCCCCGATCAGCCCGCCGGATGCCGCAGCCAAAGATCGTCTGTGCTCAGCGGGACGTGCCACTCTGTTGACGTTCACGCCTCCACCGAACCCACGTTGTAGTTGGACTACAAAAATGAACTGGACAGAAATACTGGTAATATAATTAAGAATAAAAACGATACGCTACAGgagttatttaaagaaaaacttaatTTGTAGGACGAGTTTCtaagcaacaacacacaaacaaaccaagtTCCAACGTTCTCTCCTGATGAATGAATTTAACGCTGCACCCATGGGTGTAGTCCCCAAACAAAGGTCATTAACACAAAGGTTAGAGTTTATAAAACCATCAACACACCTTCAGTGACCTCGTCTGGAGGCCCCTCTGGTTTTAGGGCCTAAAAAGCCTCTATTCCTCATTGCAGTTTAGTATTAGAGGTCtgattataaaaaagaaatcctctTTAGTTTCCAGTACACCTCAGTACATTAACTTCATTTGAAAAACTATCTACACTGTCTGGCCTCTTCTCTCCAATCAGTTAGTTCTTGGCTTCCTAATGACTGGTGACGCCTTTGGGCGTGAGGATGTGTCAGCGTGCAAATATTTACTTTGCACTCAGATGGAGGATGATTAAGCTGCTTTTGCACCGGTCTCCATTCTGCTTTCATTTCACATATTTCtgtcttctcacacacacacacacacacacacacacacacacatatataacagcacatgcaaaaaaaaaacaaaaaaaaacaacctgataACTGACAACAGCACAGATTACAATATCATatgagaaaaaataataaaataataaaacagctgactgttcttctgcttttatcACGTGTGCTCATTTTCCCCCTTTAGGTGGTTATAGACCAGACAGAAAGTATTACTTGAATTACTTAAAAAGAACAAACCAggatttaaaaaatgcaaaacacataaagacaaaTATTCTTTACCTGTGTTGTTAGGCTCTGCTGACACTTTATCTGTCCCTTGATTTGACTGTGCACCACCTCCTACTGACTGTTGCAAAttttacaatacaaaatattacatCAGCACTTTGCTTTATGAGTGTCCTCTGAAAAGAGTGTTTGTCAGTGGActtcatttaaatatgtttagcATCTAAAGATGACATTTTCATCTTCAGGATCTCCATGGTGAGTcatgaagtacagtacaataaTTTGGAGCTGGTAAGAAGTTAATTTACCTGAGAGGCTGGTTGAACTTTATCTGCACCATAAACCCGGTAACAGCATCTTTCAGTACTGCTATAGCAGCAGGCAATAAGCATCTAATGTAAAAAGTAAGTAAGCAAGATTTAGCTAAGGCCTCATAATAGCTTCAGATGAAAACAGGAATGTGGTAAGATGCCAAGTTTAGTACAACTACACACAATGTCTTTTTTCACTACAAGCCAGAAACAATATGAGATTTCCTGTTCAGCTGGTTTCTGCATGTTCAtctgattctgttttattctcagCCAGGCCTTTAGTGGAAGAGTGTTTGTTCAGTGTCCAGGACAGATGATGGTTGAGTGCCAGCAAAGCCTGAGAAACATTCTCACTTTCTTAATCTGACCTTTTGATTCTTCTGTTATGCTACCTCACTACATATCAGAGGGATGTATTGTACTTTATACTACACTACATTTATCTGGCagcttcagtttctttatttgattCGAGGGTGTAACGATCTCAATGCAACACTTAAGAGATATTTAAAGATGCAATAAATAGTgaagttaaacaaacacagactccCTTGTTATGGGTTTTAATATTATCACCACGTCCCCTTTAAATTTGATCCTTAAGTAATTTTTTacatctctgtacttttgtttaaGATTTTGAATACAGGACTTGTACTTACTCTTAAATTACAGCTTTGAGTACTTCTTCTACCACTGCTGCCATCTGTTCTTCTTGCATGGTACTATAACACTGCACCAACTTCATAACAGTCTGTGATCGGACATGAGCAAGAACCAACACAAACTGGGaacaaaaagtcaccacctggatttaactaagcaaacaggtaagagcctccACTGGATATTTACTGCATGGATGActtatttttcagctgccaacaagttattgaaccccaactgatgcagtgagtagcttctcatttcttaaacaaccatgtctgaagacacatcctgtggtcgtggaaaagatgttaatctgtttcagaagagtcaaattattggcatgaatgaAGTggctcacatcctctccacagcctgcttatcaaacagcggagcagttttagccagagacttctccagctttATTTGGATGAGCAGTGTAGTAAAAACAGttgtaaataatattatattactatGTCAGCTACTATACTatgttttccttatttccttGTTAGAGCTCAAAGTAGTATAATGTGTTTCAGATGTGTTTGTCTATAAAACTCCACAgttcaattttaaattaatcacCTGGTACGACAACTAACCACAGGGGCCACCAAACCAACTGGGACTAAAACTTAAGGATTTGACTTCAGGCTGACTCAGCAACATTGAAAAAGCACTGAAATTTCTctagatattattattattagtattctCTCTCACTTCCCATGATTTTATCCAATGTGACTTTAAGTGAGAAGTGAGAGAGCATCGCTGCTCATGTTCAGGCTGTAAAAAGAGGACTTGCAACAGCCTGGAAACCAGTACACTCCCTACATTAACAGACACAGAAGCTCCTGAATTTATTACTTAATCTGCAGcatacagagatacagagagatgCATAACAGATATGAGACACTGGGATAGTCCAAGAAAGAGTACTATTTATTGTGTGAGCTGAAGCCATGCTGTATAATACATGTgacatttataacattttaaaagcagtgtCCTGATAAGAATAATGAAGTGACTTCCTGTTAGGAGCCATCCAAAGATAAAAATTAAAGAAGATGTTGTGTGAATGAGAATAGGGCAGGACGAGTCTTGTGATTGGCTTCACATAGAGAGTTAATGTTGGAATGCATGACATGTAAATATGAGAGCTTAAAAAGCTCCattgtgtgaaaataaataacagcagcatcTCTGAGCTGTGTGAGCCACACGCCACATGATGGGAGCAAATTCCTGACGACAAAGGATTAGTTagttgaaaacaaaacagtgaaatgttgtGATCCTTTTGTCTCGTTTTGTTCTGACTTACTGagaaagaacaaattaaatatggAACACCTGTCTGGTCTAAAGCTCCCACCACAGTGTAGTCTTCTTCATCATTCACCATCCTCACCAGACCCGTTTCTGTAAACACTAACTACTCCACTGGCCGGATGCCTTTGGCCTCTTCCATCTTCCTCAGCGTCTCATCCCACTGTGTGAACTGCTTAGACAGCAGGAACATCTGCCAATCAGAAGTCTGTGTTTAATGGGTGAAGTTCTGTTCCAACAGAAGTCAATgtatataaaagaaaataagcatCATCTTGTAAGAATATAAGTGTACCATGTACCATTTTGTTGTACTCCTCAAAAAgcttcttcacttcctgagaCTGAGTCTCGGTTTGGtcctgcaaaacaaacaaaccctcatgagtaaaacaaaactaGAGAGCCAAAAACAAAGAGGTAGATGGAGTGAGAGACACGGAGAGTTGTTACCTGCTGTTTCATGTGAATCTGTGACAGACGCTGCAGTTTGGTGGCGTGTTCTGGGACATCtgtgaacaacaaaaacacagctgacacatGCCTGGTGATATGAACATGCATAATTCACTTCTATTCATACCACAGCTACACAAACCGATGCAagacaaagcaaataaaatgtgccCTTGACGATATCTAATTTCATTTACAGGGAGCCTAATGTCATAGAAAACTATACATAAATACACCCTGAAGCAACAAACTTTGGACTTTGACCTTATGCTTCTCTGTAGCACGTCATTTAAAAGATTAAGCTtttggaaaacatgaaaatctgtTCAACAATTTTTTGCCAAATCTCATTTTCTATTCAAGACATGTGGTGCAAAAAGGgctaataataattataaccaGGGGTAGAAATCACACAACAGATACAGCGttgttcttcattcttcacgGCTTCCTACAAAGGGAAACTCACCCCTGATGTAGGTGCTGTCCAGCAATGGCTGCAGATTGCTCACCTGCTCCAGCAGAGCAGCCTGGGAGAGCAGGACGTCCTGctctgtgcacacaaacagacacgGATTTGAtgtcatataaataaataagcaataTGTCAAAGATAAATTagatttgagtttttttatttaatttattttgaagtacTCCTGCTTCTTACCAGCAAGGACAAATTCTAGCTTCATAGCATCAGGTACAGTGATATGGTCGGTGAACAATGGATCCAGGTATTTTACAAGGTCCTCAACTGCAACACAAAGCCAATAATTAggatcaaattaaaaacagaccacaggaaacagaaaattaaaaattttcTACTATGCAGGGTTGTTGTATTACATTGCATTAGTTTTAGTTAGATGTGCCATATAAACTGAGGATGAATGCAGAAATAAATTGCTACAACAGGTCTGTACTCCAGCCTGTCAGGGCTGATACAATGCAAAGTGTGACTCACTCTTCTTGTGCAGGATCTTTACTCGCTCTCTCTTGTTGGCTGTGTTGGCCAGACCTGCCTGAATTCTGGTCAAAGACTCTGCACACTGCAAGAAAAGTGGCACTCATTagacttgtttttttgcagtatttGCAGTTTGTCATAACATGGCTTTCTGAACACTTGGAATATGGACACTTAGAAGGCTGCATCTCAGAAAAAGTTCTTCTATTATGTTTTAAACCTGAAATTAAAGATGGGACCTTTATGTAGTGTCCATAATTTTATGTCAAATTGAAAGTTCTGAAGCACAAGGTGcctgaagaacaaaacatttatttatggtCTGGACTGCACACTATCTACATTTAAAGTCTCATTCTGAGTATTGCTgggaaatgcatttttttaatttctccacCCTGCCTGCACATCTACCAGGAAATAAATACACTTCAATGCCCCTTTGTAAGTCATATCACGTGACTCTGATAAAATGATAATTTAGTCATTGACAGactgataaatgtttttcataaatTCCTGTAAACCAGCTAAGCTTTCATGTTTAAGGTTTACTTCTACCTGCACGGCCATGACATGCATAGTGTTACCATATCACCCATCCTATGTCGTTACAGTTACATTCTTTCTTTAATTCCCGTTGTCTATGATCTCTTCTAGTAAGAAATATTGAGAATGGCACACAGGAGTCCACCAACGTATTAATTCCACTCATAAGAAAATCAATCTTATTATAAGAGCTACAGCAGCCAATGTTTGACAATATGTATTGgtcataaataataatttcgTTGGCAGATTAGGCTCTAGTCAGCAGTAACACTGAACTTTATTCGATTTGAATCTCATGTCTTAGATTTTGAGATCTTTGCCTTGATTATTACAGGTAAGCTACGACTCACAGTGACACCGCTACAACAATAAAAGCTAGATTCAGCTGAACTAAGGCTAGCCAGTTTGCTAACGGCACTCTTTGTGATTGATCTAATAATAGCTGCGGTACGTTACTTAACGGCCCATATAACTATTGTTTCGCTAGTTCCACATTTTGTAGAATGTGAAATCTCGGTCTGTGTAGAATTAATGTGCTTTTTGTAAAAAGGGCGTAAACTCCTTATGACGGGGCTATCGTTAGCCTTGCTAGGCTAACAGCTAGGTAGCTTAATAATGAGCACTTCACAGCATTAACATTACATTGGACGGACCTTTACAGGTTTTCcacttttgtttcttctttcgCCGTATATACGACTCTCCAGCGCCTGAATACGCGTCTCCAGGTTGTCTGTCTCCAGCTTCGTGTCCATTGTCGATGctataaacacaacaaacccAAACAGTGTCGAACTACAAGCTAGCTGTGACGTACTTTACAAGCGGCGTCGCATTTGATGACGTATTTAAAagagatttagatttttgtgaCAATGAATAAAACTAGATGTGTGaaatttaaactaaacattGTATTGAATTAATATGTGACAGAAATCATTTGGGGTAAATTGTAAAAGTGTTAAGTGTCGTTAATGGAGTGACAGGCGTTGTTGCTAGAGGCCGCTGTTGTGCGGAGAGTGGGTTTATTTAAGCAGTTTTTCCGGTGACAGCAGGGGGATGACAACACCGACAGTCACGGCCCTTCTGCCATTCAACCTGACTGctaaacatcaacaaaaagtGAGGTTAGCTTTCATATCTCTAGATGTTCCTCGTTCACATGACAGTTCTGTTTGTGTACGAAAATAACCTTATCCAGGAGGCAATCACATTTTTCCTTTAAGCTATGTTTTCACTAGCTGAGTTAGCTTACCTAGCTAAAATGCTAAGGCCAGTTGTTGCCTTACAGCTGCGTAGTTTGACAGGTTTGGACTTAGTTTGGAAGTCTAGCAGGTGACTCTGGGTTCTCCTGGAGTATTACTTTGTAATAACGTTACTGGGGAATGAATGAGGAAGTGCATGGTTTACCTAAGCCGAATTGCTTCTAGGTGGCACTAGTTTATGTTGCTAGTTTGAGGTCGGTGTTGCAGAAAGTTGAATAACTTGTTTGTTCCCTGCTGTGTTCAAAGCTGGACGCTGCCTGCCTTTGGACTTCGGGGTCTGTGTTTCGGGAATTTATTCTTTATGTGCCACCGAGAGCGGAAGAAGCATGGCAGATGACAAGGACGTGTTGAGGGACGTTTGGTTCGGTCGGATCCCCACCTGCTTCACTCTGAACCCGGATGAGGTCACTGAGAGAGAGGCCGAGCCTTACTATGTAAGTTCAGCTACTCTGACTTCATATGGCCACAAAACCTGAGACCAGACCTGACTTTTGCTTTTGTCTGCCAACATTTCTACGGCTTTTATCTGACATACTGTTGTAAAGATGAATACAGATACATACCGCATACCCTCACgtttaagaaaacacaaaatgctttGTTGCAAGTTATTCCCTTAT
This genomic stretch from Anabas testudineus chromosome 16, fAnaTes1.2, whole genome shotgun sequence harbors:
- the dctn3 gene encoding dynactin subunit 3; the protein is MDTKLETDNLETRIQALESRIYGERRNKSGKPVKCAESLTRIQAGLANTANKRERVKILHKKIEDLVKYLDPLFTDHITVPDAMKLEFVLAEQDVLLSQAALLEQVSNLQPLLDSTYIRDVPEHATKLQRLSQIHMKQQDQTETQSQEVKKLFEEYNKMMFLLSKQFTQWDETLRKMEEAKGIRPVE